Below is a genomic region from Spongiibacter nanhainus.
ATCAACAGTCACTTTGAAGGGCAACTTGGAAAGCGCCGCCTCGCCCAACTCAGCGCCGATACAGCGGCAGTGACAACGGCCAGACAACCAGCGGAATTTAGTGAAAATGGCCAGACCTTCGCCCCGACAATGCTCAGTGCGACCCTGGGCGCCCTCACCCGGAATATTCACCGACAACTGATGGAGGCAGACATCGCCGCCGGTCACACTCGGCTACAGCCCTCTTACGGCCAGGTATTGGTCAACATTGACCTCAGCGGCACGCCACTTGGCCACATTGCCCAGCAAAACCGTGTGTCCACCCAGGCGATCTCCCGTATCGCACGAGAATTAGAGGCACGGGGCTATGTGCAACGCCGCGCGGCACGGGAGGATGGCCGCAGCACCCGGCTCTACTTCACCTCACAGGGGCTTCAGCTGATCGTCGATTCTGTCGACGCCATGACGCAATTGGAAGACGAACTGAAAGCGGTACTGGGAGAAACGCGCTACCGGCGCTGGTGTGGCAATATCGGCGAGCTCTACCATGCCCTGTCGCTGGACCCAGGGCTCCTGGCGCCCTACTCCAGCGGCAGCGCGGAGGCCATCCTTGCCGGTGACCCCGGCCCAAAGACAGAGGGGACACCGGATACCGCGCCATTGCTGCGCCATTTGGCGGGCCAACTCCTGGCCCCCGGGCATTCCAGTGAAGAGGTCGATGCTCTGCTAATGGCCGCAGCCCAAGCCCCAGCCCTGGCGGGTGAGGACCAGGCCGCCATCGAGAGCAAGCTGGGGAAACGGGACACACAATCTCTGAACAGGCTGTTGGCGACCCTGCGGGCCTGATTCAGCCCTGAGGACGGCGGGCCAACAGTCGGTCCAACTGGTTGGCAAAAGCCTGCTTCTCCCGCTGCCCGTAGGCTGCTGGCCCGCCACTCTGAATGCCAGACGAGCGCATGGTATCCATAAAATCCCGCATATTGAGCCGGCTGAGGATGGTTTCTGTGGTGTACAGCTCGCCCCGGGGGTTCAAGGCTAAGGCCCCCTTCTCAATCACTTCTGCGGCCAGAGGAATGTCGGCAGTAATAACCAGGTCGCCGGGTTCTGCCCGCTCCACAATGGCATCATCGGCGACATCGAAGCCACTGGAGACCTGTAAGGCGCTGATTTGCGGGTCGGCCGGCACCTTCACCGGCTGGTTAGCCACCATGGTTAAGGCGACGCCCGTTCGCCGGGAAGCCTTAAACAACATATCTCGCACCACCGCGGGGCAGGCATCGGCGTCAACCCAAATTTTCATCACTATAAAGCCTTGGCAAGAATCGAATTTTCCGGAACCATCGTAGCGAATAATAATTTTACATAGAAACAATACTTTGGAGAGAGTGCATGACCCAGGAGGGGGTAGGTGGGGGATATTACCTGGTGGTCGGTGCCAGCGGTGGAATGGGGCGCGCCCTGGTGGATGCCCTGCAACAGCGCTCCCCCGGCCGTGTCATTGCCGTCAGCCGGCAACCGGCTCCCATCGAGTTCAGCGTCGACGATCAAGCTATTGCCTGGTTTCAGTGTGACAACAGCGAGATCGGCATAACAACCACCCTCGATCACCTGATTCCCGAGGGCGGGCACCTCGCTGGCGCCTTTATTTGCAGCGGTGTTCTGCATTCAGACAGCCTATGGCCAGAGAAGAAACTCGAAGATATTGAGGTCAACAACCTCCACTACCTGTTCCATCACAATACCGTGGTGCCGATGCTGTGGCTAAAAGCGCTGCTCTCGCTGGTGGGTGGCAATAAACCACGCTGCGTTATCACGGCCTTCAGCGCACGTATCGGCAGCATTGGGGACAATAAACTGGGTGGCTGGTACGGCTATCGCAGCACCAAGGCTGCCCTCAATATGCTGCTTAAAACCGCCGCTGTGGAATACGCCCGACGGGCCCCCAATACCAAATTGCTCGCCTTTCACCCAGGCACTACAGATACTGAGCTATCGCGCCCCTTTCAGGGATCTGTCCCTAAAGGAAAGTTGTTTTCCCCCAGTTTTGTGGCCAGACAACTTCTGGATATCACCGAGCAGCTTCCGACCGACCACACCCTGAGCTTTTTAGACTGGAATTGCGAGCCTATCGCCTGGTAGGCCCTACTCATCGCCCCCGGAAAATACGCATACCCCTCTACCAGTGCTTTTCATAGCATGGTGTAAAGAATCGCAGTGCTGCGTCTGCCCTTTACGGCCGTGGATGCCGCACCAAACCATGATAATGGCGGTATGCAACAGTTGACCGAGCACAACAGCCCAAGCGAGAACAGCCGTTCAAATGCAAACAAGGCGAACCCTGTCCGTAAGATGACGGCGGTGCGCGTGTTTTCTCTCGTTGTGGCTACAGTGGTCTTCATCGCACTATCTACTGGGGTTTTCTACCTCAGCGCTACCACCACCGAAAAATACCGGCAATTGCTTCGCGAGGAAGCCCACCGCGAACTGGGCCTGATTACAGCCCGACTGGAAGGCAATATAAAAGGGAATATTCAAACCGCTAAAGCGCTGGTGGCGGCCATCAATGCTCGCCCAGAGATGGATCAGGCTTACTTTTCGGCCTACGCCGCACCACTGTTTGACGGCGATGTGCAGTTGCGCAACATCGGCGCCACTCAGGATTTAACGATGCGCTTTGTATACCCGCTAGAGGGAAATGAAAGCGCTATCGGGCTGGATTTCCGGCAGTTACCAGATCAAATCGGCGCCCTCACCCAGGCCCGCCAGACCGGCCGCCCAGTGCTCGCGGGCCCCGTGAATTTAGTACAAGGGGGACGCGGGCTAATAGCGAGGATTCCGGTTTACATTAACCGGGGTAGTGACAAAACACTCTGGGGCACCATCTCGGCGGTTATCAGTGTCGACGAACTCCTGCAGGATAGTGGGCTGACAGACCCAGACTTGCCACTCAAGGTTGCAATACGTAAACCGGCGTCTATGAGCGAACCACACGGCTGGATTTACGGCGACCCCTCGGTATTTGATACAAGCAGCCAAGCCGTCACCTGGACCGTGGGCTTGAACTACAACACCCAATGGGAGTTGGCTGCAACGCCCAAAGGCGGATGGCCCACAACGGCCCCCGAAACAGACATACTGCTAACCATCAGCGGCGGCATAGCCCTTATTATATTTGTCGGCGTACTACTCCTGCTGCACTCCTTCCGTAAACAGCAGGAGAGTAGCGCCCTGCTGCGCTCGGTGTTCGACCTTGCGCCGATGGGTATTGCCTTAAACGATTTTGAATCCGGTCAATTCATCCAGTTCAACGACGAACTCTGCCGGGCCACCGGTTACAGCCGAGAAGAGATGGCAGTATTGGATTACTGGAGGCTTACTCCAGAGGAGTTCAGCCACCAAGAACAGGAACAACTCCGGCAACTCGAAACCCAAGGGCGCTACGGCCCCTACGAAAAAGAATACATCCGCAAGGATGGCAGCCGTTTCTCAGTATTGCTCAACGGCATCCTGATTCAAGATCATCGCGGACGCCAACTTATTTGGTCGATTATTGAGGACATCTCGGAACGACGCTCGGCACAAAGTGCTCTGGTGCGGCACCAGGAGATGCTGGAGTCGATGTCAGAACAGGTTCGCATTGGCGCCTGGGAACTGGACCTTAGTAGCGGGCATTACATTTGGTCCGACATGATCAGAAAGATCTTCGAAGTCGACGACAGCTTCTCTCTGGATAACGACAGCATGCTGTCGCT
It encodes:
- a CDS encoding SDR family NAD(P)-dependent oxidoreductase — protein: MTQEGVGGGYYLVVGASGGMGRALVDALQQRSPGRVIAVSRQPAPIEFSVDDQAIAWFQCDNSEIGITTTLDHLIPEGGHLAGAFICSGVLHSDSLWPEKKLEDIEVNNLHYLFHHNTVVPMLWLKALLSLVGGNKPRCVITAFSARIGSIGDNKLGGWYGYRSTKAALNMLLKTAAVEYARRAPNTKLLAFHPGTTDTELSRPFQGSVPKGKLFSPSFVARQLLDITEQLPTDHTLSFLDWNCEPIAW
- a CDS encoding YaiI/YqxD family protein; this encodes MKIWVDADACPAVVRDMLFKASRRTGVALTMVANQPVKVPADPQISALQVSSGFDVADDAIVERAEPGDLVITADIPLAAEVIEKGALALNPRGELYTTETILSRLNMRDFMDTMRSSGIQSGGPAAYGQREKQAFANQLDRLLARRPQG
- a CDS encoding MarR family winged helix-turn-helix transcriptional regulator gives rise to the protein MNQPRAKTDASPLTKRLPEAWERFRDNPIRHLTALAIYTESAAMTALSQQGYPQLVMAFSGPLSLLARRPRRLTELADNLSMSKQLCLQSLRPIEAAGYIQRRPDPQDKRAKLLELSHKGNKLVNDALDELATINSHFEGQLGKRRLAQLSADTAAVTTARQPAEFSENGQTFAPTMLSATLGALTRNIHRQLMEADIAAGHTRLQPSYGQVLVNIDLSGTPLGHIAQQNRVSTQAISRIARELEARGYVQRRAAREDGRSTRLYFTSQGLQLIVDSVDAMTQLEDELKAVLGETRYRRWCGNIGELYHALSLDPGLLAPYSSGSAEAILAGDPGPKTEGTPDTAPLLRHLAGQLLAPGHSSEEVDALLMAAAQAPALAGEDQAAIESKLGKRDTQSLNRLLATLRA